gaccctcctgggcagcagagcttgtgtccacatggcagcagctgcctggggcagtgggtttctcaatgctctcctgcacacggccaatacattttccctacccctctgccagggcaatgccctggaccagttcttctgtgaaatcccccagatcctcaagctctcctgctcacactcctacctcagggaagctgggcttcttgtggtcagtgtctgtttaggctttggttgttttgttttcatcatgctgtcctacgtgcagatcttcagggccgttctgaggatcccctctgagcagggacggcacaaagccttttccacgtgcctccctcacctggccgtcgtctccctgcttgtcagcactgccatgtttgcctacctgaagcccccctccatctcctccccagttctcgacctggtggtggctgtgctgtactcagtgttgcctccagcactgaaccccctcatctacagcatgaggaaccaggagctcaaggaggccattaggtatctgatttcatggatttttttcaagagggagaaatgttccacctctctccacaaatgactcccgcactatttgattccatctgcttttttgtgtgttttgttattggctttgtgtttttaatgattacatttctcatcattgctgttgatattgtcatttatggtttttatgctcctacacaaaggtttcacttgtgtcactacacctgagacatttacgtcttagtttcacctggttcccttctaaaaatgtatttcacagtggctcagagctggcctctttcacagagtctctgttaacaaagcaagatctccctggtgcagtgctgtaatgctggggtctttctccaaacatgcctgaggaaattcacccctgaaggtcttcttcctcctccatgtgtccaggaataaaaagctgactgtccgtttgtaacattttagagatattggactggatttaggagtcaccagtcggtgtctggtgagaggtaagatcgtgggtttaactgagggacgtaccccagcccttcacacagatgacataaaggccacccatcctgtgggaggggaatctggagctgtctggagaggctggtgtttctccagggacagcatgttcctggggttgtgctgggatggcagaggtcagaaggatggggtctggggcctcaagcagaggccatgtgcagacctcctctgggcactctcccgttcctccccacctgtctacagcaggaattcccacagagggacagacacgtccaggtgtggccacaccacggctcactgaaagg
This window of the Rissa tridactyla isolate bRisTri1 unplaced genomic scaffold, bRisTri1.patW.cur.20221130 scaffold_29, whole genome shotgun sequence genome carries:
- the LOC128903270 gene encoding olfactory receptor 14J1-like; the protein is LHYGTLLGSRACVHMAAAAWGSGFLNALLHTANTFSLPLCQGNALDQFFCEIPQILKLSCSHSYLREAGLLVVSVCLGFGCFVFIMLSYVQIFRAVLRIPSEQGRHKAFSTCLPHLAVVSLLVSTAMFAYLKPPSISSPVLDLVVAVLYSVLPPSLLYAIKS